From the Gordonia bronchialis DSM 43247 genome, one window contains:
- a CDS encoding acyl-CoA carboxylase subunit beta, producing the protein MTTLAPITGREEAADPRDPLLRLTNFFDEGSMSLLHPRDKSGVQAAIGLVNGIRTVSYCTDGTVMGGAMGVVGCAHIVNAIDTAITEQAPVIGIWHSGGARLAEGVEALHAVGQVFEAMVRASGYVPQISVVVGFAAGGAAYGPALTDVVIMAPAGRVFVTGPDVVRSVTGEDVDMESLGGPLAHGKKSGVCHIVADSEPDALWRARRLVSTFGRQGHVDTEQARAGDTDLKALLPESNRRAYDVHPIVTKLLDTQLAADGDTEISSFEELQAKWAPNIVIGFGRLAGRSVGVIANNPLRMGGCLNSESAEKASRFVRLCDAFGIPLIVLTDVPGYLPGVGQEWNGVVRRGAKLLHAFAECTVPRVTLVTRKIYGGAYIAMNSRALGATAVYAWPGSEVAVMGAKAAVGILHKKALAAAPDDEREALHERLAAEHEAIAGGVGRAQSIGVVDEIIDPARTRSIIAEALAAAPARRGRHKNIPL; encoded by the coding sequence ATGACCACATTGGCTCCCATCACCGGCCGTGAGGAAGCTGCTGATCCACGTGATCCGCTGTTGCGGTTGACCAACTTCTTCGACGAAGGCTCGATGTCGCTGCTTCACCCACGCGACAAATCGGGTGTGCAGGCCGCCATCGGCCTGGTCAACGGCATTCGCACCGTCTCCTACTGCACCGATGGCACCGTGATGGGCGGTGCCATGGGTGTCGTGGGGTGTGCCCACATCGTCAACGCCATCGACACCGCCATCACCGAGCAGGCGCCGGTCATCGGCATCTGGCACTCGGGAGGTGCGCGGCTCGCCGAAGGCGTCGAGGCGCTGCACGCCGTCGGACAGGTCTTCGAGGCCATGGTCCGGGCATCCGGGTACGTGCCGCAGATCTCGGTCGTCGTCGGCTTCGCCGCCGGGGGCGCCGCCTACGGGCCGGCACTCACCGACGTGGTGATCATGGCCCCCGCCGGCCGGGTCTTCGTGACCGGGCCGGACGTGGTGCGCAGCGTGACCGGCGAGGACGTGGACATGGAGTCCCTCGGCGGCCCGCTCGCCCACGGCAAGAAGTCGGGCGTGTGCCACATCGTGGCTGATTCCGAACCCGACGCCCTGTGGCGTGCACGTCGTCTCGTCTCGACCTTCGGCCGTCAGGGACACGTCGACACCGAGCAGGCCCGGGCCGGCGACACCGATCTCAAAGCCCTTCTCCCCGAGTCCAATCGGCGTGCCTACGACGTTCACCCGATCGTGACCAAGCTGCTCGACACGCAGCTGGCCGCCGACGGCGACACCGAGATCTCCAGTTTCGAAGAGCTGCAGGCGAAATGGGCTCCGAACATCGTCATCGGGTTCGGGCGCCTCGCCGGGCGCAGCGTGGGTGTCATCGCGAACAACCCACTGCGCATGGGCGGCTGCCTGAACTCCGAAAGTGCCGAGAAGGCATCACGATTCGTCCGACTGTGTGATGCCTTCGGCATCCCGCTGATCGTCCTCACCGACGTGCCCGGCTACCTACCGGGCGTGGGCCAGGAGTGGAACGGTGTGGTGCGGCGCGGTGCCAAACTGCTGCACGCTTTCGCCGAATGCACCGTCCCCCGCGTCACTCTGGTGACCCGAAAGATCTACGGCGGCGCCTACATCGCGATGAATTCCCGCGCCCTCGGCGCCACTGCCGTCTACGCGTGGCCCGGTTCGGAGGTCGCCGTGATGGGCGCCAAGGCCGCGGTCGGCATCCTGCACAAGAAGGCTCTGGCCGCCGCACCCGACGACGAGCGCGAGGCGTTGCACGAACGGCTGGCCGCCGAACACGAGGCGATCGCCGGCGGTGTCGGCCGCGCCCAGTCGATCGGTGTCGTCGACGAGATCATCGATCCCGCACGGACCCGCAGCATCATCGCCGAGGCACTCGCTGCCGCACCCGCACGGCGCGGTCGGCACAAGAACATCCCGCTGTAG
- a CDS encoding enoyl-CoA hydratase-related protein, which produces MSDGAVTDDVIESGVGVAVDDRGVGRLTISRPERMNALDTGATVAIIDTLAAWSARDDIRAVVIDGAGGSFSTGADVISIAENAAKNAASGTSGLTSEQARQTISAGSELARAVRGVPVPVIASVDGAAVGIGASLAFASDLVYVTSRSYFLLAFINIGLMPDGAASMSAAVSVGRARANAMALLGEKLRAADAFTAGLVTAVVDDREALDAVVDKAAGKIASSSPAAMRLTKSALDAHTMAGFEAALERELDGQTELLQSPEFQAALAAFTGG; this is translated from the coding sequence GTGAGCGACGGTGCGGTGACCGACGATGTGATCGAGAGCGGGGTCGGGGTCGCGGTCGATGACCGGGGTGTCGGGCGACTGACGATCTCGCGTCCCGAACGGATGAACGCCCTCGACACCGGGGCCACCGTCGCGATCATCGACACGCTCGCCGCGTGGTCGGCGCGCGACGACATCCGCGCGGTGGTCATCGACGGGGCCGGGGGGAGCTTCAGTACCGGGGCCGACGTGATCTCGATTGCGGAGAACGCCGCGAAGAATGCGGCATCCGGAACCTCGGGGCTGACCTCTGAGCAAGCGCGGCAGACGATCTCGGCGGGATCAGAGCTGGCACGGGCAGTACGAGGGGTGCCCGTGCCAGTGATCGCATCCGTCGACGGAGCGGCGGTGGGTATCGGGGCATCACTGGCCTTTGCCTCCGACCTCGTCTACGTCACGTCGCGTTCCTACTTCCTGCTGGCCTTCATCAACATCGGACTCATGCCCGACGGTGCGGCCTCGATGTCGGCGGCCGTCTCGGTGGGGCGGGCACGTGCCAACGCGATGGCCCTGCTGGGCGAGAAACTGCGTGCCGCAGATGCTTTCACGGCCGGTCTGGTCACCGCCGTCGTCGACGACCGCGAAGCGCTCGACGCCGTGGTGGACAAGGCCGCCGGCAAGATCGCATCGTCGAGCCCGGCCGCGATGCGACTGACCAAGTCCGCGCTGGACGCGCACACGATGGCCGGATTCGAAGCCGCTCTCGAGCGCGAACTCGACGGCCAGACCGAACTGCTGCAATCCCCGGAGTTCCAGGCCGCGCTGGCGGCCTTCACCGGCGGCTGA
- a CDS encoding NDMA-dependent alcohol dehydrogenase, with translation MKTKGALLRELNKPWEIEEIEIGDPAPSEIKIRMEAAGMCHSDHHLMTGGIPMAGFPILGGHEGAGVVEQVGEGVTDFEVGDHVVLSFIPSCGKCPSCKAGLANLCDFGAMLLQGEAVSDNTFRIHTAKGENVYPMTLLGTFAPYMVVHEASAVKIDKDIPFEVAALCGCGIPTGYGSSTRSGDVRPGEDVAIVGVGGVGTAALQGAVIAGARNVFAIDPVEWKREQALKFGATHAFASVEEAAMSIAEITHGHMCHKVIVTVGEVHGRDVDTWMGITAKAGTCVLTGMGNMMESDVTLNLAMLTLLQKNLQGSIFGGANPKLDIPQLLSMYKIGKLNIADMITRQYRLDQINDGYQDMLEGRNIRGVIRYTEADW, from the coding sequence GTGAAGACCAAGGGTGCGCTGCTGCGGGAGCTCAACAAGCCGTGGGAGATCGAAGAGATCGAGATCGGGGACCCGGCACCGAGCGAGATCAAGATCCGGATGGAAGCGGCGGGCATGTGCCACTCCGATCACCATCTGATGACCGGCGGGATTCCGATGGCCGGCTTCCCGATACTCGGCGGACACGAGGGTGCGGGTGTCGTGGAACAGGTCGGCGAGGGTGTCACCGACTTCGAGGTCGGCGACCACGTGGTGCTCTCGTTCATCCCGTCGTGCGGGAAGTGTCCGTCCTGCAAGGCGGGCCTGGCGAACCTGTGCGACTTCGGGGCGATGCTGCTCCAGGGTGAGGCGGTGTCGGACAACACCTTCCGCATCCATACCGCCAAGGGGGAGAACGTCTACCCGATGACGCTGCTGGGCACCTTCGCGCCGTACATGGTGGTGCACGAGGCCTCGGCGGTGAAGATCGACAAGGACATCCCGTTCGAGGTGGCCGCACTCTGCGGTTGCGGAATCCCGACCGGCTACGGGTCGTCGACGCGCAGCGGTGACGTCCGCCCAGGTGAGGACGTCGCCATCGTCGGCGTCGGCGGTGTGGGTACCGCTGCACTGCAGGGGGCGGTGATCGCCGGTGCGCGCAACGTCTTCGCCATCGACCCGGTGGAGTGGAAGCGTGAGCAGGCGCTGAAATTCGGTGCGACGCATGCCTTTGCCTCCGTCGAGGAAGCCGCGATGAGTATCGCCGAGATCACCCACGGCCACATGTGCCACAAGGTCATCGTCACCGTCGGCGAGGTGCACGGACGCGACGTCGACACCTGGATGGGTATCACCGCCAAGGCGGGCACCTGCGTGCTGACCGGCATGGGCAACATGATGGAGAGCGATGTCACCCTGAACCTCGCCATGCTGACGTTGCTGCAGAAGAACCTGCAGGGCAGCATCTTCGGCGGTGCCAATCCCAAGCTCGACATCCCGCAGCTGCTATCGATGTACAAGATCGGCAAGCTCAACATCGCCGACATGATCACCCGGCAGTACCGTCTCGATCAGATCAACGACGGCTATCAGGACATGCTCGAGGGCAGGAACATCCGCGGCGTGATCCGCTACACCGAAGCCGACTGGTGA
- a CDS encoding serine hydrolase domain-containing protein, with amino-acid sequence MSVLESLAAWPVDHVSAAVITTDGVAETFGDPDRVYPLASVTKLLVAEAILVAVEEGAVELDEEAGPPGATIAHLLAHASGLAFATRDVEAGVGEKRIYSSAGFEVLAETVEAATEIAFGDYLAAAVFEPLGMASSELAGPAGHGARSTVADLGAFAGELLDPRLVSSQTAHAARTVQFPGLDGFVPGYGRHRPNDWGLGFEIRAHKSPHWTGSTNSPATFGHFGQSGTFLWVDPELAAACVVLTDRDFGAWAKPLWSEFNDSVVSALSD; translated from the coding sequence GTGTCCGTACTGGAGTCGCTTGCCGCCTGGCCGGTCGATCATGTGTCGGCGGCGGTCATCACCACCGACGGGGTCGCCGAGACATTCGGCGACCCCGACCGCGTCTATCCACTCGCCTCGGTGACCAAACTGTTGGTCGCCGAGGCGATTCTGGTCGCGGTGGAGGAAGGGGCCGTCGAACTCGACGAGGAGGCCGGCCCCCCGGGGGCGACCATCGCCCACCTGCTCGCCCACGCATCCGGGCTCGCCTTCGCCACCCGCGACGTGGAGGCCGGAGTGGGGGAGAAGCGCATCTACTCCAGTGCCGGCTTCGAGGTCCTCGCCGAGACGGTCGAGGCGGCCACCGAGATCGCCTTCGGGGACTACCTTGCCGCCGCCGTCTTCGAGCCGCTCGGCATGGCGTCGTCGGAGTTGGCCGGGCCCGCCGGACACGGTGCGCGCTCGACCGTCGCCGACCTCGGCGCCTTTGCCGGCGAACTGCTCGACCCGCGACTGGTGTCGTCGCAGACCGCGCACGCCGCGCGGACGGTGCAGTTTCCCGGGCTCGACGGTTTTGTGCCGGGATATGGCCGGCACCGTCCCAATGACTGGGGTCTGGGCTTCGAGATCCGGGCGCACAAGTCACCGCACTGGACCGGGTCGACAAACTCGCCCGCGACCTTCGGGCATTTCGGGCAGTCCGGCACCTTCCTGTGGGTCGATCCCGAGTTGGCGGCGGCCTGCGTGGTGCTGACCGATCGGGATTTTGGAGCTTGGGCCAAGCCGCTGTGGAGCGAGTTCAACGACTCCGTCGTGTCGGCGCTGTCGGACTGA
- a CDS encoding DUF6345 domain-containing protein: MTTTAEPTAGHNPFGPAEDAPRQAATKAANVHGECSIQTFSSAGSLGQTHADAQGFTDYLNVFSPGNFRYRDAQVKFWEYTEPYDDWQGTFGSDAVQAFYHSGHGTMDGNGVFYAPLGAMWDNKDWVNSTQMLLGNERLRYLFWSTCLSLRVLDGQSPIRTWNGRSPGVRMIFGWETVSWDSPVYGRRFWDHWNMRKSFSKAWMDAGWDAGHDQAPSAVGIGGSQAEAQNRVFHEGENLGTLQWGAAAQNWWWWTWYTAARSVAPATTLESVPQQAYVLELGDVSRLLPALDGVGRTDVVGDGLARVELTAQSSAALEVSVPPSDETVLESADRVRSALDLDDIELRGHLVRTQRSAGARADGTDESPGTVSGYVVEYRQEVDGIEVITPQSGYVRVHLDAAGTAMSADVTVRPVDAARRQPVLEPPVAQGDSGTRGADGIDAALRSAQLAHPSVPDDAAPLPGSRRVGYQLSGATAHLGATAGYLVDFGDGLQKKIYVSTALNS, encoded by the coding sequence ATGACCACCACCGCAGAACCCACCGCCGGACACAACCCATTCGGGCCAGCCGAGGACGCACCGCGCCAGGCCGCCACGAAAGCCGCCAATGTCCATGGCGAGTGCAGCATCCAGACCTTCAGCTCGGCCGGCTCGCTGGGCCAGACCCACGCCGACGCACAGGGTTTCACCGACTATCTCAACGTTTTCAGCCCCGGCAACTTCCGGTACCGCGACGCACAGGTCAAGTTCTGGGAGTACACCGAGCCCTACGACGACTGGCAGGGCACCTTCGGCTCCGACGCCGTGCAGGCCTTCTACCACTCCGGCCACGGCACGATGGATGGCAACGGCGTCTTCTACGCACCGCTGGGCGCCATGTGGGACAACAAGGACTGGGTCAACAGCACCCAGATGCTGCTGGGCAACGAGCGGTTGCGCTACCTGTTCTGGTCGACCTGCCTGTCACTGCGAGTCCTCGACGGCCAGAGTCCCATCCGCACCTGGAACGGGCGCAGTCCCGGGGTGCGGATGATCTTCGGCTGGGAGACAGTCAGCTGGGACAGCCCGGTCTACGGCCGGCGGTTCTGGGATCACTGGAACATGCGGAAGTCGTTCTCCAAGGCATGGATGGACGCGGGCTGGGACGCCGGACACGATCAGGCGCCCAGTGCCGTCGGGATCGGCGGATCGCAGGCCGAGGCGCAAAACCGCGTCTTCCACGAGGGTGAGAACCTGGGCACGCTGCAGTGGGGTGCCGCGGCGCAGAACTGGTGGTGGTGGACCTGGTACACCGCAGCGCGTTCGGTGGCGCCGGCGACGACGCTGGAATCCGTTCCGCAACAGGCCTATGTCCTCGAACTCGGTGACGTATCGCGGTTGCTTCCGGCACTCGACGGTGTCGGCCGCACCGACGTCGTCGGCGACGGACTGGCACGCGTCGAACTCACCGCGCAGTCCTCAGCCGCCCTCGAGGTGTCGGTACCGCCGTCGGACGAGACCGTCCTGGAGTCCGCCGATCGCGTCCGCTCGGCTCTCGATCTCGACGACATCGAGCTGCGGGGGCACCTCGTGCGGACCCAGCGGTCCGCGGGGGCGCGCGCTGACGGGACCGACGAATCGCCCGGGACGGTCAGCGGATACGTCGTCGAGTACCGGCAGGAGGTCGACGGCATCGAGGTCATCACGCCGCAATCCGGTTATGTCCGTGTGCATCTCGACGCTGCCGGGACCGCGATGTCCGCCGACGTGACCGTCCGGCCGGTCGACGCCGCACGCCGACAGCCGGTCCTGGAACCGCCCGTCGCCCAGGGCGATTCGGGGACTCGCGGAGCGGACGGGATCGATGCAGCACTGCGGTCCGCGCAACTGGCCCACCCCTCGGTACCCGACGACGCCGCGCCGCTGCCGGGTTCGCGTCGTGTCGGCTACCAACTCAGCGGCGCCACCGCCCATCTGGGTGCGACCGCGGGATATCTCGTCGACTTCGGTGACGGACTGCAGAAGAAGATCTACGTCAGCACCGCCCTCAACAGTTGA
- a CDS encoding TetR/AcrR family transcriptional regulator — protein sequence MTAHQGAAPSSEAAATGDAAESRRRRPAARRQFILDAAAKAFSAGGYHTVRLEDIADAVGISAPALYRHFPTKYALFAETTARLADALADAVGAVGCGHPGELDDLLTAITTTSIENRRTGGLYRWESRYLESSDGERVREVIINQHRRIRSALRHRRPSLDDADADLITAAMTSVVASPSTHRAALPAREAEALIRAAALSLVSVELPAPAQLTPPTPVGLVPAARREVILAESIALFATRGFRDVTIDDIARAAGIPASGVYRHFEGKAAILEAAFWRASDRVTASIADALAAATTPHEAIVELVSRYVGLSCGSTELITVYVTEIGHVSPKQRTALRNQQRITVEEWATWVTRCRPELSATQARFLVHAALGAITDLSRTSPQPSAARITALGTRILLGE from the coding sequence ATGACCGCACACCAGGGAGCTGCACCGTCGTCTGAGGCGGCGGCGACCGGCGATGCCGCCGAGAGCCGCCGACGCCGGCCGGCCGCGCGTCGGCAGTTCATCCTCGACGCCGCGGCCAAGGCATTCAGCGCCGGCGGCTACCACACTGTCCGGCTCGAGGACATCGCCGACGCCGTCGGCATCTCCGCGCCTGCCCTCTATCGGCATTTCCCCACCAAGTACGCGTTGTTCGCCGAGACCACCGCCCGGCTGGCCGACGCGCTCGCCGACGCCGTCGGTGCGGTGGGCTGCGGGCATCCCGGCGAACTCGACGATCTGCTCACCGCCATCACCACGACATCCATCGAGAACCGTCGGACCGGCGGACTCTATCGGTGGGAGTCGCGGTATCTCGAGTCGTCTGACGGCGAGCGGGTCCGCGAGGTCATCATCAATCAGCATCGGCGCATCCGGTCGGCACTTCGCCATCGGCGCCCCAGTCTCGACGACGCTGACGCCGACCTGATCACCGCCGCGATGACGAGCGTGGTCGCGAGCCCGTCCACGCATCGCGCCGCACTGCCCGCACGGGAGGCCGAGGCGCTGATCCGTGCCGCCGCCCTCAGCCTGGTGAGCGTCGAGCTACCGGCGCCTGCCCAGCTCACCCCACCGACACCGGTGGGTCTCGTCCCGGCGGCACGCCGGGAGGTGATCCTGGCCGAATCGATCGCCCTGTTCGCCACCCGCGGGTTCCGCGACGTCACCATCGACGACATCGCCCGGGCCGCAGGCATTCCCGCCTCCGGCGTGTACCGCCATTTCGAGGGCAAGGCCGCGATCCTCGAGGCGGCCTTCTGGCGCGCCTCCGACCGGGTCACCGCATCCATCGCCGACGCCCTGGCCGCAGCCACCACCCCGCACGAGGCGATCGTCGAACTCGTCTCGCGATACGTCGGATTGTCCTGCGGCAGTACCGAATTGATCACAGTCTACGTCACCGAGATCGGGCACGTCAGCCCCAAACAGCGCACCGCGCTGCGCAACCAGCAGCGGATCACCGTCGAGGAGTGGGCCACCTGGGTCACCCGCTGCCGCCCGGAGCTCAGCGCCACCCAGGCCCGATTCCTGGTTCACGCGGCTCTGGGCGCGATCACCGATCTCTCCCGCACGTCTCCGCAACCGTCGGCCGCCCGCATCACCGCGCTGGGAACCCGAATTCTGTTGGGCGAGTGA
- the fadD5 gene encoding fatty-acid--CoA ligase FadD5: protein MTVTLDSSSDLATEPLRSRRNHWNNQIRRHAFMTPDNPALKFMGKVTTWRELDERSRAFAAALSRRGVQFGDRILLLLLNRSEYVEATLGANLIGAIPVPVNIRMNPAEISFLVTDSGAKVIVTESLLAPLADAVSAATGAIDATVVVGDTTNEAHLRYEDLVAGDASDLPEIDVPEETVALIMYTSGTTGKPKGAMLTHQNIQAQAVTCLQALHTRSDDVGSCVAPMFHIAGLGAMAPLFYMGALSVIHPLGAFDPNDMLDTLEREGTTSIFLVPAQWQAVCAAQQAKPRDLKLRVISWGAAPASDTVLHAMADTFPDAINVAVFGQTEMSPITCVLEGKDALRKLGSIGKVVPAVTARIVDPEMNDVKPGEVGEIVYRGPNMMKGYWQNEQGTADAFHGGWFHSGDLVRQDDEGFIYVVDRAKDMIISGGENIYCAEVENVLFGHEKISEAAIIGRAHEKWGEVPVAVVVLAERVDDLTLEDLEPYLNENLARFKHPKDIVIVDELPRNAGGKVVKPTLRNTYGSKDAGLAH from the coding sequence ATGACCGTGACCCTCGACTCGAGCAGCGATCTCGCGACCGAACCGTTGCGCTCGCGCCGCAACCACTGGAACAACCAGATCCGCCGGCATGCGTTCATGACCCCGGACAATCCGGCGCTGAAGTTCATGGGCAAGGTCACCACGTGGCGTGAACTCGACGAGCGTTCGCGCGCCTTCGCCGCGGCACTCAGCCGCCGGGGCGTGCAGTTCGGCGATCGCATCCTGCTGTTGCTGCTCAACCGTTCCGAGTACGTCGAGGCGACCCTGGGCGCCAACCTGATCGGTGCGATCCCGGTGCCGGTCAACATCCGGATGAACCCGGCCGAGATCTCCTTCCTGGTCACCGACAGCGGTGCCAAGGTGATCGTCACCGAGTCGCTGCTGGCCCCGCTTGCCGACGCCGTGAGTGCGGCGACGGGCGCGATCGACGCCACCGTGGTCGTCGGGGACACCACCAACGAGGCACACCTGCGTTACGAGGATCTGGTGGCCGGAGACGCCTCGGATCTGCCGGAGATCGACGTCCCCGAAGAGACCGTCGCACTCATCATGTACACCTCGGGTACCACCGGAAAACCTAAGGGCGCCATGCTCACCCACCAGAACATCCAGGCCCAGGCGGTGACCTGTCTGCAGGCCCTGCACACCCGCTCCGACGACGTGGGCTCGTGTGTGGCGCCGATGTTCCACATCGCCGGACTGGGCGCCATGGCGCCGCTGTTCTACATGGGTGCGCTGTCGGTGATCCACCCGCTGGGGGCCTTCGATCCCAACGACATGCTCGACACTCTGGAGCGCGAGGGCACCACCTCGATCTTCCTGGTGCCGGCCCAGTGGCAGGCCGTCTGTGCCGCCCAGCAGGCCAAGCCGCGCGACCTGAAACTGCGCGTGATCAGCTGGGGTGCCGCGCCGGCGTCGGACACCGTGCTGCACGCGATGGCCGACACCTTCCCGGACGCCATCAACGTGGCCGTCTTCGGCCAGACCGAGATGTCGCCGATCACCTGTGTCCTCGAGGGCAAGGATGCCCTGCGCAAGCTCGGCTCCATCGGCAAGGTGGTGCCCGCGGTGACCGCGCGCATCGTCGACCCCGAGATGAACGACGTCAAGCCTGGCGAGGTCGGGGAGATCGTCTACCGCGGGCCCAACATGATGAAGGGCTACTGGCAGAACGAACAGGGCACCGCGGATGCCTTCCACGGCGGCTGGTTCCACTCCGGTGACCTGGTCCGCCAGGACGACGAGGGCTTCATCTACGTCGTCGACCGCGCCAAGGACATGATCATCTCCGGCGGCGAGAACATCTACTGCGCCGAGGTCGAGAACGTCTTGTTCGGCCACGAGAAGATCAGCGAGGCCGCGATCATCGGTCGCGCACACGAGAAGTGGGGCGAGGTGCCGGTGGCGGTCGTCGTCCTCGCCGAGCGCGTCGACGACCTGACCCTCGAGGACCTCGAGCCGTACCTGAACGAGAACCTGGCGCGCTTCAAGCACCCCAAGGACATCGTGATCGTCGACGAACTGCCCCGCAATGCCGGCGGCAAGGTCGTCAAGCCGACGCTGCGCAACACCTACGGCAGCAAGGACGCCGGTCTGGCGCACTGA
- a CDS encoding DUF3145 domain-containing protein: MRNLNQFADMTTGVVYIHSAPVALCPHVEWALSSTLNARANLKWSAQEADPGLQRATVDWAGPVGTAARLVTALREWSALRFEVTENASDGVDGERFSYVPGLGLWRGSTSANGDVVIGEMQLRAMIEAQPDSAGLAGELEAAIGTAWDDALEPYRMGGAGAEVTWLQQRVG; encoded by the coding sequence GTGCGCAATCTGAATCAGTTTGCGGACATGACGACTGGAGTGGTGTACATCCACTCGGCGCCGGTGGCGCTGTGCCCGCACGTGGAGTGGGCTCTGTCGTCGACCCTGAACGCGCGGGCCAACCTGAAGTGGTCCGCGCAAGAAGCCGACCCCGGTTTGCAGCGTGCGACGGTGGACTGGGCCGGCCCGGTGGGCACCGCAGCCCGCCTGGTGACGGCATTGCGCGAATGGTCGGCGCTGCGCTTCGAGGTCACCGAGAACGCCAGCGACGGCGTCGATGGTGAGCGGTTCAGCTATGTTCCGGGACTCGGACTGTGGCGTGGCTCCACCAGCGCCAACGGTGACGTGGTGATCGGCGAGATGCAGTTGCGCGCGATGATCGAGGCGCAGCCCGACAGCGCCGGACTCGCCGGCGAACTCGAGGCCGCCATCGGGACCGCCTGGGACGACGCACTCGAGCCGTACCGAATGGGCGGCGCAGGTGCCGAGGTGACCTGGTTGCAGCAGCGCGTCGGCTGA
- a CDS encoding KasA/KasB family beta-ketoacyl-ACP synthase, whose protein sequence is MSSPSLRDYSTLGGNFPSVVVTSMVATTSLGVDLDSTWKGLLDGQTGIRELTDDFITKYGVLPCRVGGRLLADPAEEVTRIEARRMAYVERIAHVMSKRLWAQAGEPEVDPDRLAVVLGTGQGGGDAMVDAVKAIEESGNYRKVSPLAVSMAMPNGPAAVVGLNVGARAGVITPVSACSSGAEAIAHAWRHIVMGDADMVVTGGVEGHIDAIPIAAFSMMRAMSTRNDDPAAASRPFDKDRDGFVFGEAAAMLILEREEHAKARGAHIHARVLGAGITSDGFHLVAPDPSGQGNARAMTRAIQTAGLQKSDITHINAHATSTPIGDTAEAAGINAAIGQHAAVYAPKSALGHSIGAVGALESVLTVKSVEEGVIPPTLNLENLDPECDLDVVHGEVRHGQIDYALNNSFGFGGHNVAIAFGRY, encoded by the coding sequence GTGAGCTCGCCCTCCCTCCGCGATTACTCCACGCTGGGCGGGAACTTCCCGAGCGTGGTGGTCACCTCCATGGTGGCCACCACCTCGCTTGGCGTCGACCTCGATTCGACGTGGAAGGGCCTGCTGGACGGCCAGACCGGCATCCGGGAACTGACCGACGACTTCATCACCAAGTACGGCGTGCTGCCGTGCCGTGTCGGTGGACGGCTGCTGGCCGACCCCGCCGAAGAGGTCACCCGCATCGAGGCTCGTCGGATGGCCTACGTCGAGCGCATCGCTCACGTGATGAGCAAGCGTCTGTGGGCGCAGGCCGGTGAACCCGAGGTGGACCCGGACCGGCTGGCCGTCGTGCTCGGTACCGGACAGGGTGGCGGGGACGCCATGGTCGACGCCGTCAAGGCGATCGAGGAGTCCGGCAACTACCGCAAGGTCTCCCCGCTGGCCGTGTCGATGGCCATGCCCAACGGTCCGGCTGCCGTTGTCGGCCTCAACGTCGGTGCACGCGCCGGCGTGATCACGCCGGTCTCGGCCTGCTCGTCGGGCGCCGAGGCCATCGCGCACGCCTGGCGCCACATCGTCATGGGCGACGCCGACATGGTGGTCACCGGTGGTGTCGAGGGACACATCGACGCGATTCCGATCGCGGCGTTCTCGATGATGCGCGCCATGAGCACCCGCAACGACGATCCGGCGGCCGCATCGCGTCCGTTCGACAAGGATCGGGACGGCTTCGTGTTCGGCGAGGCGGCAGCGATGCTCATCCTCGAGCGCGAGGAGCACGCGAAGGCGCGCGGTGCGCACATCCACGCCCGGGTGCTGGGCGCAGGCATCACATCCGACGGCTTCCACCTGGTTGCCCCGGATCCGAGCGGTCAGGGAAACGCCCGGGCGATGACCCGTGCGATCCAGACCGCAGGTCTGCAGAAGAGCGACATCACCCACATCAACGCCCACGCGACGTCGACCCCCATCGGCGACACGGCCGAGGCGGCGGGTATCAACGCCGCGATCGGTCAGCACGCGGCGGTGTACGCGCCCAAGTCCGCTCTCGGACACTCCATCGGCGCGGTCGGGGCGCTGGAGTCGGTGCTCACGGTCAAGAGCGTCGAGGAAGGGGTCATCCCCCCGACCCTCAACCTCGAGAATCTCGACCCCGAGTGCGACCTCGACGTCGTGCACGGTGAGGTACGCCATGGGCAGATCGATTACGCGCTGAACAACTCGTTCGGCTTCGGTGGCCACAACGTGGCGATCGCCTTCGGGCGTTACTGA